Proteins found in one Kangiella sediminilitoris genomic segment:
- a CDS encoding tetratricopeptide repeat protein has product MFKLIIMLVAWVYLNTVQAVDNKNYSEELKEIEAELLVDLPTSLARLEAIGNEREKLSNKEKEHHKLLKAHVLYMTNNIAKAKADLEELESSQLDPEQEAKRLIVLSSIYHHKGESVDAFITLDKSLKLIDSLSDASSEAKILINAVGMYKDADLLEFALEYGRRAIRVANKIKDSRAMCRATYELGAIELLTQNFKMAENRLLMAKSYCEKSNNLIVSYAVNYGLMELNLETSNLKKAEEIAKDLYPKVEEYGWDVLRSATNTLYGKLHLEKNKLNLAEKHGLKAYELAKKIGDKKRTEAASALLAQVYSELDNDKEAIKFYKEYMELNVENKTRVRQRKLAFDIARRGNLN; this is encoded by the coding sequence ATGTTTAAATTAATAATAATGCTCGTTGCATGGGTGTATTTAAATACGGTGCAGGCAGTGGACAATAAAAATTATTCTGAGGAACTGAAAGAAATAGAAGCGGAACTTTTAGTAGATCTGCCTACTTCCCTTGCACGATTAGAAGCTATCGGGAATGAACGAGAAAAATTATCAAATAAAGAAAAGGAACATCATAAACTACTCAAAGCGCATGTACTTTACATGACGAATAATATTGCTAAAGCAAAAGCTGATTTAGAAGAATTAGAAAGTAGTCAGTTGGATCCAGAGCAAGAAGCAAAACGACTTATAGTATTATCGTCTATCTACCACCATAAAGGTGAAAGTGTTGATGCATTTATAACATTAGATAAGTCCCTAAAACTAATAGATTCCTTAAGCGATGCCAGCTCTGAGGCGAAAATATTAATAAATGCAGTAGGTATGTATAAAGATGCAGATCTTTTAGAGTTTGCATTGGAGTACGGCCGGAGAGCAATAAGAGTTGCTAATAAAATTAAAGATTCACGAGCAATGTGCCGAGCAACTTATGAGTTGGGAGCAATTGAGCTCTTAACGCAAAACTTTAAAATGGCAGAAAACCGTCTGTTGATGGCCAAATCATATTGTGAAAAAAGTAATAACTTAATAGTTTCTTATGCTGTTAACTATGGTCTGATGGAGTTAAACCTAGAAACTTCAAATTTAAAAAAAGCTGAGGAAATCGCTAAAGACCTATATCCTAAGGTAGAAGAGTACGGATGGGATGTATTGAGGTCAGCCACAAATACGTTATATGGGAAACTCCATCTTGAAAAGAATAAGTTAAATTTGGCAGAAAAGCATGGACTGAAAGCGTATGAACTAGCTAAAAAAATAGGCGATAAGAAAAGAACTGAAGCGGCATCAGCCCTATTAGCGCAAGTCTACTCCGAATTAGATAATGATAAAGAGGCAATAAAGTTTTATAAGGAGTATATGGAATTAAATGTCGAAAACAAAACAAGGGTTAGGCAAAGGAAATTAGCGTTTGATATTGCAAGACGAGGCAACCTGAATTGA
- a CDS encoding tetratricopeptide repeat protein has product MNVLVIVIKVILCILVFIPPILRADFIDELERLEASIPNDIALATKEIQKYESREPDFTNEEKSLYQVTRAHIELLNSNFKQAELLLEDLLNSKAGANYKARAHSLMASIYSATGEYDETYYHLDWSIRLLDQVDKERYKVTILSNALNSYNDLEMTSYSMDYAVRLLRFGEKTDNKFAVCLAKVELTLIEIQLNDIAIARERLEETKDICSEGTTNLIQLTIQIIEARIALLSDERDKAKRLLEKYYPITEKFGWGIFTCIVEVSLAETYYQLEQYQKARIMAMRGFERADQVNDLKRKKQASRILANIETELGNEDEAIKYYKKYIQLEQEYNTSLKQRKLSYSRAAAKVLKEQEAEYEGH; this is encoded by the coding sequence ATGAATGTTTTGGTAATAGTTATAAAAGTTATTTTATGTATATTGGTTTTTATACCGCCTATATTAAGAGCAGACTTTATTGATGAATTAGAAAGGCTAGAAGCTAGTATCCCTAACGACATAGCTCTCGCTACAAAAGAAATCCAAAAGTATGAAAGTAGAGAGCCAGACTTTACGAATGAAGAAAAAAGCCTTTATCAAGTAACAAGAGCCCATATCGAATTATTGAATAGTAACTTTAAACAAGCAGAGTTGCTATTGGAGGATCTCCTAAATAGCAAAGCGGGAGCGAATTATAAAGCTCGTGCGCACTCTCTAATGGCATCGATATATAGTGCTACCGGTGAGTATGATGAAACATACTACCACTTAGATTGGTCGATTAGATTGTTAGACCAAGTGGATAAAGAACGCTACAAAGTAACCATCTTATCGAATGCATTGAATAGTTATAATGATCTCGAAATGACAAGTTATTCAATGGACTACGCTGTTAGATTATTAAGATTTGGGGAAAAAACTGATAATAAATTTGCAGTATGTCTAGCTAAGGTAGAGTTAACTTTAATAGAGATCCAATTGAATGATATTGCCATAGCTAGAGAGAGGCTTGAGGAAACTAAGGATATTTGTAGTGAAGGAACTACCAATTTAATACAATTAACTATTCAAATTATAGAGGCTAGAATAGCGTTATTAAGCGATGAAAGAGACAAGGCCAAAAGATTATTAGAAAAATATTATCCAATTACTGAGAAATTTGGTTGGGGCATTTTTACTTGCATAGTAGAGGTATCTCTAGCAGAAACATATTACCAATTAGAGCAATATCAGAAGGCAAGAATCATGGCAATGCGTGGGTTTGAAAGAGCGGACCAGGTCAATGATTTAAAGCGAAAAAAACAAGCATCGAGAATTTTAGCAAATATCGAGACTGAGCTTGGCAATGAAGATGAAGCAATAAAGTATTATAAAAAATATATTCAGTTAGAGCAGGAGTATAATACTTCTTTAAAACAACGAAAGCTTAGTTATTCAAGAGCTGCCGCAAAAGTTTTAAAAGAACAGGAAGCTGAATACGAAGGGCATTAA
- the gcvP gene encoding aminomethyl-transferring glycine dehydrogenase, giving the protein MTEKTNLKDLQQSDDFIRRHLGPRENEIQEMLGELGLTSLDDLVEKAVPHKIQVKEPIAIEASRSEQETLRYLQSLADENIVAKSYIGMGYYDTVTPNVILRNVLENPAWYTAYTPYQPEIAQGRLEAILNFQQMTMDLTGMELGSASLLDEATAAAEAMALAKRSSKNKKCNSFFVDEKTFPQTIDVIKTRADHYGWDLIIGPVEEAVEHDVFGALLSYTNMHGDIVDIEPIIEKLHEKKAIACVASDIMSLVLLKSPGEMGADVVFGSAQRFGVPMGFGGPHAAFFGTRESYKRSLPGRIIGVSKDTRGNNALRMAMQTREQHIRREKATSNICTAQVLLANIASFYAVYHGKKGLTAIAQRINRYASIVASAVVNAGLEVVNDHWFDTVTFRASDVDSIRDRAKEALVNLRYDGELVSFSIDEAKNQDDIEQLIEVITGTEADIFALDNEAEDSIPASLVRQSDFLTHPTFKDYYSETDMLRYIKRLESKDFSLVHGMIPLGSCTMKLNATSEMLPVTWPKFATIHPFAPEDQTYGYMKMIKELEADLVEITGYDFVSMQPNSGAQGEYAGLIAIKKYHESNNDGHRNICLIPSSAHGTNPASAQMAGMKVVIVKCDDKGNVDVADLEAKAVEMKDNLAALMVTYPSTHGVYEEEIKHICDIIHDNGGQVYMDGANMNAQVGISRPGDIGSDVSHLNLHKTFAIPHGGGGPGMGPIGVKSHLAPFVSGHSVRKVHSVEARDNAVSAAPYGSGMILPISWAYIKMLGQVGLRRSTEVALLNANYLKNKLSEHYPVLYTGRNDKVAHECIIDLRQIKADTDISEVDLAKRLMDYGFHAPTMSFPVAGTFMIEPTESESKYELDRFIDAMIRIKKEIEKVASGEWEKDNNPLTNAPHTQADLRDWDKPYSIAEAIYPSEATILSKFWPTTNRIDDVFGDRNLMCSCPPTESYSE; this is encoded by the coding sequence ATGACTGAAAAAACGAATTTGAAAGATTTACAACAGTCGGATGATTTTATCCGTCGTCACTTAGGTCCGCGCGAGAATGAAATTCAGGAAATGCTCGGTGAATTAGGCTTGACCTCATTGGATGATTTGGTGGAGAAAGCGGTTCCACACAAGATTCAGGTCAAAGAGCCCATCGCTATTGAAGCTTCGCGCTCGGAACAAGAGACACTTCGTTATCTACAGTCACTAGCCGACGAAAATATCGTAGCCAAGTCATATATAGGTATGGGTTATTACGATACAGTTACGCCCAATGTGATTCTGCGTAATGTATTAGAAAACCCAGCATGGTATACCGCCTATACACCTTACCAGCCTGAAATTGCTCAGGGTCGTTTAGAAGCGATTTTGAACTTCCAGCAAATGACCATGGATTTGACTGGAATGGAGCTGGGAAGCGCATCTTTGTTAGATGAGGCAACTGCAGCAGCTGAAGCCATGGCTTTAGCCAAGCGTTCTTCGAAAAACAAAAAATGTAATAGCTTCTTTGTTGACGAGAAAACTTTCCCGCAAACTATCGATGTGATTAAAACTCGCGCTGACCATTATGGCTGGGACTTAATTATTGGTCCTGTAGAAGAAGCGGTTGAGCATGATGTATTTGGTGCCTTGTTGTCTTATACCAACATGCATGGTGACATCGTTGATATTGAGCCTATTATCGAAAAGCTTCACGAGAAAAAGGCTATTGCCTGTGTAGCGTCGGATATTATGAGTCTGGTGCTACTGAAGTCACCAGGCGAGATGGGTGCTGATGTGGTGTTTGGCTCGGCACAGCGTTTTGGTGTTCCAATGGGCTTTGGTGGTCCTCATGCAGCGTTTTTTGGTACGCGTGAATCCTATAAACGTTCTTTACCGGGCCGTATTATCGGTGTATCCAAAGATACTCGGGGTAATAACGCACTGCGTATGGCGATGCAGACTCGTGAGCAGCACATTCGCCGAGAGAAAGCGACTTCTAACATTTGTACCGCGCAGGTGTTACTGGCCAATATCGCAAGTTTCTATGCCGTGTATCATGGTAAGAAGGGTTTAACAGCGATTGCTCAGCGGATTAATCGCTATGCATCAATTGTTGCTTCGGCGGTGGTGAATGCCGGCCTGGAAGTGGTTAATGACCATTGGTTTGATACAGTGACTTTCCGTGCATCAGACGTTGATTCCATTCGGGACCGTGCTAAAGAAGCTTTGGTCAACCTTCGCTACGATGGTGAACTTGTTAGCTTCTCGATCGATGAAGCTAAAAACCAGGATGATATAGAACAGCTCATTGAAGTCATCACCGGAACGGAAGCGGATATATTTGCTCTAGATAATGAAGCAGAAGATTCGATCCCTGCTAGCCTAGTTCGTCAGTCAGACTTCCTGACCCATCCTACATTCAAAGATTACTATTCTGAGACGGATATGCTGCGTTATATCAAACGCTTGGAAAGCAAGGATTTTTCATTGGTTCACGGTATGATTCCTCTGGGTTCGTGCACCATGAAATTGAACGCAACCAGTGAAATGCTGCCAGTTACCTGGCCGAAGTTTGCGACTATACACCCGTTTGCGCCAGAAGATCAGACTTATGGTTACATGAAAATGATCAAAGAGCTGGAAGCTGATTTGGTGGAAATTACCGGTTATGACTTTGTCTCTATGCAGCCTAACTCTGGTGCACAGGGTGAATATGCAGGCCTGATTGCGATTAAGAAATACCATGAGAGCAATAACGACGGTCACCGTAACATTTGCTTGATCCCAAGTTCCGCGCACGGCACTAATCCTGCATCAGCCCAGATGGCTGGAATGAAAGTGGTTATTGTTAAGTGTGATGACAAAGGTAACGTTGATGTAGCCGACCTAGAAGCAAAAGCTGTCGAAATGAAAGATAACCTGGCAGCATTAATGGTGACATACCCGTCCACACATGGGGTTTACGAAGAAGAAATTAAACATATTTGCGATATTATCCACGACAACGGCGGTCAGGTTTACATGGATGGCGCAAACATGAACGCGCAGGTCGGAATCTCCCGTCCAGGTGACATCGGATCCGATGTATCACATCTGAATCTACATAAGACGTTCGCAATTCCACATGGTGGTGGCGGTCCCGGCATGGGCCCAATCGGAGTGAAATCTCACTTGGCACCATTTGTCTCTGGCCACTCAGTACGTAAGGTACACAGTGTGGAAGCTCGAGATAATGCGGTTTCGGCAGCTCCTTACGGTAGTGGAATGATTCTGCCGATTTCCTGGGCATACATCAAAATGCTTGGGCAGGTGGGACTACGAAGATCCACGGAAGTGGCTTTGTTAAATGCCAACTACCTGAAAAATAAGCTGTCTGAGCATTACCCTGTTTTGTATACCGGTCGTAACGACAAAGTGGCTCACGAATGCATAATTGACTTGCGTCAAATTAAGGCAGACACCGATATCAGCGAGGTTGATCTGGCTAAAAGACTGATGGATTACGGATTCCATGCGCCAACAATGAGTTTCCCTGTGGCAGGTACTTTCATGATCGAGCCTACGGAAAGTGAGTCTAAGTATGAGCTGGATCGTTTTATTGATGCGATGATTCGAATCAAAAAAGAGATTGAGAAGGTAGCAAGTGGCGAATGGGAAAAAGACAATAATCCTCTAACCAACGCACCGCATACTCAGGCGGATCTGCGTGATTGGGATAAACCTTACTCTATTGCGGAAGCTATTTATCCTTCTGAAGCAACTATTTTAAGCAAGTTTTGGCCAACGACTAATCGTATTGATGATGTTTTTGGTGATCGTAATCTAATGTGTAGCTGTCCCCCCACGGAAAGTTATTCAGAATAG
- the gcvT gene encoding glycine cleavage system aminomethyltransferase GcvT gives MGNKTPLYQAHVDAEARIVDFGGWDMPLNYGSQIDEHKAVRETAGMFDVSHMTIVEIKGSDAKPYLQYLLANDVAKLAVKGKALYTGMLNESGGVIDDLIVYYLNDAHYRVVVNAATREKDLAWLENVAQQFDVSVEERSDLAIIAVQGPQAIEKAQSVFSDEQKQAIAELTPFMAAYAGDLFVARTGYTGEDGYEILVPDNKAADLWAQLEEAGVKPCGLAARDTLRLEAGMNLYGHDMDETVSPLEANMGWTIAWEPEGRDFVGRKALTEQKANGIPRKLIGLVLEGKGIMREGQDVVLNDEVVGVVTSGTMSPTTGKSIAMARVQRSVDAEEVLVQVRKKQIPAKVVKPSFVRKGKSLI, from the coding sequence ATGGGTAATAAAACACCTTTATATCAGGCTCACGTGGATGCAGAAGCACGTATTGTTGATTTCGGCGGTTGGGATATGCCGTTGAACTATGGTTCTCAAATTGATGAGCACAAAGCGGTGCGTGAAACCGCCGGTATGTTTGATGTGTCGCATATGACCATTGTTGAAATTAAAGGAAGCGACGCCAAACCTTATCTTCAGTATCTTCTTGCAAACGATGTTGCAAAATTAGCGGTAAAAGGGAAAGCGTTATATACAGGCATGTTGAATGAAAGTGGCGGCGTTATCGACGATCTTATCGTCTATTATCTGAATGACGCTCACTACCGTGTAGTCGTTAACGCTGCAACCCGCGAAAAAGATCTGGCCTGGCTGGAAAATGTTGCCCAGCAGTTCGATGTTTCCGTTGAGGAGCGTTCGGACTTGGCAATTATTGCAGTTCAGGGACCTCAGGCAATTGAAAAGGCGCAGTCGGTATTCAGTGATGAGCAAAAACAGGCGATAGCAGAGCTAACTCCATTTATGGCTGCTTATGCCGGTGACCTGTTCGTCGCGCGTACTGGTTACACTGGCGAAGATGGTTATGAGATCCTGGTCCCGGACAATAAAGCTGCAGATTTGTGGGCACAGTTAGAAGAAGCCGGAGTGAAGCCATGCGGCTTGGCTGCACGTGACACTTTACGTCTTGAAGCAGGTATGAATTTGTACGGGCATGACATGGACGAGACTGTTTCGCCATTAGAAGCTAACATGGGTTGGACCATTGCCTGGGAGCCGGAAGGTCGTGACTTTGTTGGACGTAAAGCTCTGACTGAGCAAAAAGCTAATGGTATCCCACGTAAGCTGATAGGTCTGGTGCTAGAGGGTAAAGGCATCATGCGTGAAGGTCAGGACGTTGTGTTAAACGATGAGGTTGTGGGTGTTGTGACCTCGGGCACTATGTCGCCGACGACAGGTAAGAGTATTGCCATGGCTCGTGTTCAACGTTCGGTTGATGCAGAAGAAGTTCTGGTGCAGGTTCGCAAAAAACAAATTCCGGCGAAAGTAGTGAAACCGAGCTTTGTACGCAAAGGTAAGTCATTGATTTAG
- the rppH gene encoding RNA pyrophosphohydrolase: MIDAEGFRANVGIIICNNQGQLLWTRRYGQTSWQFPQGGVHPGESPEQTMYRELYEEVGLEKDDVRILGSTQHWYKYRLPQRLIRQNSQPLCVGQKQKWFLLQLVSDESRIDFEATNHPEFDGFIWVNYWYPVRNVVNFKRDVYRAALSELMGSMFRFQMHGKSSHKPEKKHKKKNNHRQNKAKHTDKGVQTNDDNQPRQNNNGRRRRPRHPYRAHKESESS; this comes from the coding sequence ATGATCGACGCAGAAGGCTTTAGAGCCAACGTCGGCATCATCATTTGTAACAACCAAGGCCAGTTACTCTGGACGCGCCGTTATGGACAAACATCATGGCAATTCCCTCAAGGCGGGGTACATCCCGGCGAAAGTCCCGAGCAAACCATGTACCGAGAACTATACGAAGAAGTCGGCCTGGAAAAAGATGATGTCCGTATTCTAGGGAGTACGCAGCACTGGTATAAATACCGGTTGCCACAACGGCTAATCCGCCAGAACTCCCAGCCACTGTGCGTTGGCCAGAAGCAGAAGTGGTTTTTGTTACAACTGGTTAGCGATGAGAGTAGGATAGATTTTGAAGCAACGAATCATCCTGAGTTTGATGGTTTTATCTGGGTTAACTATTGGTACCCTGTCAGGAATGTAGTGAACTTCAAACGAGATGTCTATCGAGCCGCTCTTTCTGAGCTGATGGGTTCTATGTTTCGTTTCCAAATGCATGGCAAATCAAGCCATAAGCCGGAAAAGAAACATAAAAAGAAAAATAATCACCGTCAGAATAAGGCTAAGCATACCGATAAGGGAGTGCAGACAAACGACGACAATCAGCCGCGGCAAAATAATAATGGTCGCAGGCGACGCCCACGGCATCCTTACCGCGCGCATAAAGAGTCAGAGAGCAGCTAA
- a CDS encoding SAM-dependent methyltransferase, whose protein sequence is MTNKQNGSYVAVSAGMLLAGHISVRAKKIVEEADIVLSLMPHPIAENWLASISNKHISLQSYYGEGKHRKQSYDEMIQRILDEVKQGKNVCGVFYGHAGVFAWVPHESVRLARGEGYSAYMEPGISAEACLYSDLGIDPGSFGIHSYEASQFLFYGHQPNVTSYLLLWQVALAGETTARTFKTSRRNLEIFVEYLLQWYPKEHKIILYEAAFLPLDKVRKDELNLEDLPMAKLNLHTTMVVPPAKKMSINKELVEKLGLDELLMNDKQQQV, encoded by the coding sequence ATGACAAATAAACAGAACGGTTCTTATGTAGCTGTTAGTGCTGGCATGCTGTTGGCGGGGCATATCTCAGTTAGGGCGAAAAAAATAGTGGAAGAGGCAGATATTGTTTTGTCACTGATGCCTCATCCAATTGCGGAGAACTGGCTGGCGAGTATAAGTAATAAGCATATTAGCCTGCAATCGTATTACGGGGAAGGGAAGCACAGAAAACAATCGTATGACGAAATGATTCAGCGTATTCTGGATGAAGTGAAGCAGGGAAAAAATGTATGTGGCGTATTTTATGGTCACGCGGGGGTATTTGCGTGGGTACCTCATGAGTCAGTTAGGCTGGCTAGGGGAGAAGGATATTCTGCTTATATGGAGCCGGGAATTTCAGCGGAGGCCTGCCTCTATTCTGACCTGGGAATCGATCCGGGTAGTTTTGGTATTCATAGTTATGAAGCGTCACAATTCTTATTCTATGGCCACCAACCTAATGTCACCAGTTACCTTTTATTATGGCAAGTTGCTTTAGCTGGTGAGACTACAGCTAGAACGTTTAAGACAAGTAGAAGAAATTTAGAAATTTTTGTTGAGTATTTGCTACAGTGGTACCCAAAAGAGCACAAAATCATTCTCTATGAAGCGGCTTTTTTACCACTAGACAAGGTCAGAAAGGATGAATTAAATCTGGAAGACCTGCCAATGGCTAAGCTTAATCTTCATACAACGATGGTTGTGCCGCCAGCTAAAAAAATGAGTATAAACAAGGAGTTGGTTGAAAAATTAGGTTTGGATGAACTCCTTATGAATGATAAGCAACAGCAAGTTTGA
- the gcvH gene encoding glycine cleavage system protein GcvH has protein sequence MSQIPAELKYVSSHEWIRDEGDGMVTVGITEHAQELLGDVVFVEAPEVDEDVDAEDEIAVVESVKAASDIYAPLAGTITEVNEELEDSPELINSDPYGDGWMFKMKLADAGDLEKLLSAEDYAEEIADE, from the coding sequence ATGAGCCAAATTCCAGCAGAATTAAAATATGTATCGAGCCATGAGTGGATCCGTGATGAAGGTGACGGCATGGTAACAGTGGGCATTACTGAGCACGCACAAGAATTGCTTGGTGACGTTGTTTTCGTTGAAGCACCAGAAGTTGATGAAGATGTTGATGCGGAAGACGAAATCGCAGTAGTCGAGTCGGTTAAAGCAGCTTCGGATATTTATGCACCACTAGCCGGTACTATTACTGAAGTGAACGAAGAGCTGGAAGATTCTCCTGAACTCATTAACAGCGACCCGTATGGCGATGGCTGGATGTTCAAAATGAAGTTAGCTGACGCTGGTGATCTGGAAAAATTACTGTCGGCGGAAGATTATGCTGAAGAGATAGCTGACGAATAA
- a CDS encoding ABC transporter permease has protein sequence MQQTYLSSSTNKNGASGSRWRQRFNGWLPAILLFFVFTLCILPLFPLIGSWNDIEAGLWQHLWQTELPQLFTNTILLIVLVGSASFLLGVGLAWLVVMYDFPGRGILQWGLMLPLAIPPYILAFVVLGFTDFGGPMQHALNTIGLGIEWLPDMRSPFGVSLVFTLSLYPYVYLLMRSALQRKGRSSYESARTLGYGKIAAFWKLVLPLTRPAWVAGLALVLMETLADFGAVSIFNFNTFTTAVYKSWYGFYSQNTAAQLACLLLLFVTLAVLAEKWGRGQGRYEQSGAALKQYRQKLTGGWGVFAQVLAWSVFSLGFILPVIQLIVWSVSSFERHTEGTLNLLVNTVTLAVLAALLTLMIAAIVVWAQRQKNSKPRAVMGEFSQLGYAMPGTVLAVGLMMALNIIDGWIADIVNEKGQWLATGLFALLLAYVIRFLRIGFGPLSSSMGQIKPSIIETAGILGAGKRERLFRVYIPLLRPGVLTALLLVFVEVMKEMPATLILRTYGWDTLAIRIYELSSEGEWELTALPAIMLVAVGIIPVILLIKKSEL, from the coding sequence TTGCAGCAAACATATTTATCAAGTTCGACCAATAAAAATGGCGCCAGCGGTTCTCGCTGGCGTCAGCGTTTCAATGGCTGGTTACCGGCCATTTTGCTGTTCTTTGTTTTTACTCTTTGTATATTGCCATTATTTCCGCTGATAGGATCCTGGAATGATATAGAAGCGGGCCTATGGCAACACCTTTGGCAGACCGAACTACCGCAACTTTTTACTAATACAATATTACTAATCGTACTGGTTGGATCGGCTAGCTTTTTATTGGGTGTCGGGCTTGCCTGGCTGGTTGTGATGTATGACTTTCCGGGACGAGGAATTTTGCAGTGGGGGTTAATGTTGCCTCTGGCTATACCGCCTTATATTCTGGCATTTGTGGTGCTGGGTTTTACTGACTTTGGCGGTCCAATGCAGCATGCATTGAATACTATTGGCCTAGGCATCGAATGGCTGCCAGATATGCGCAGCCCATTTGGCGTATCATTGGTGTTTACCCTTTCTTTATATCCCTATGTCTATTTATTAATGCGCAGTGCGTTACAGCGCAAAGGACGTTCCAGTTATGAGAGCGCCAGGACTTTGGGATATGGCAAGATAGCTGCCTTCTGGAAGTTGGTATTGCCGCTGACTAGACCAGCCTGGGTGGCGGGTCTGGCATTGGTGCTAATGGAAACGTTGGCAGATTTCGGCGCAGTCAGTATTTTTAATTTCAACACCTTCACTACCGCTGTGTATAAATCCTGGTATGGCTTTTATAGCCAAAATACGGCGGCTCAGCTGGCGTGCCTGCTTCTTTTATTTGTCACTCTGGCGGTGCTAGCTGAGAAGTGGGGACGTGGGCAGGGCCGTTACGAGCAATCGGGAGCTGCCCTTAAGCAATACCGGCAGAAACTAACGGGCGGATGGGGTGTTTTTGCGCAAGTGCTGGCCTGGTCAGTATTTTCTCTCGGATTTATTCTTCCCGTGATTCAGTTGATCGTCTGGTCAGTTTCAAGTTTTGAGCGACATACTGAAGGTACCTTAAATTTATTGGTAAATACAGTCACTCTGGCGGTTCTTGCGGCCCTGTTAACCTTGATGATTGCTGCTATCGTGGTTTGGGCACAGCGGCAGAAAAACTCAAAACCCAGAGCAGTCATGGGTGAGTTTTCACAGCTTGGTTACGCCATGCCGGGAACCGTACTGGCAGTGGGACTTATGATGGCACTGAATATTATCGACGGATGGATAGCCGATATTGTCAATGAGAAAGGTCAGTGGTTAGCCACGGGACTGTTTGCCCTATTGCTGGCTTATGTGATTCGCTTCCTCAGAATTGGCTTTGGGCCGTTGTCGAGTTCAATGGGACAGATTAAGCCGAGCATCATCGAAACTGCTGGCATCCTGGGAGCTGGTAAGAGGGAAAGACTGTTCAGGGTGTATATCCCGTTACTTCGCCCCGGTGTATTGACTGCACTGCTACTGGTATTTGTGGAAGTCATGAAAGAAATGCCAGCAACCCTGATTCTAAGGACCTATGGCTGGGATACGCTGGCAATCCGTATTTATGAACTCAGTTCGGAAGGTGAATGGGAGTTAACCGCGTTACCCGCTATCATGCTGGTAGCCGTAGGGATCATTCCGGTTATCCTGCTAATCAAGAAGAGTGAGCTATAG
- the mutH gene encoding DNA mismatch repair endonuclease MutH, with protein sequence MQYDSPQALLQHAQSFAGFTLGELAERYKEEIPQRLLHKKGWIGQFLELILGAESGSLAQPDFPELGVELKTLPIDELGNPLESTYVSVVPLINIQGLYWENSVVRHKLMHVLWVPIVSSKHLAVEDRQIAMPFLWKPTAEEANTLKQDFEDVLDQVSMGNIDNLDARYGDILQVRPKAANSKALTDAIGPEGSTIRTLPRGFYLRPQFTKSCLKRQFN encoded by the coding sequence ATGCAATACGACAGCCCACAGGCCCTTTTACAGCACGCGCAAAGCTTTGCCGGTTTCACCCTTGGTGAATTGGCGGAACGATATAAAGAAGAGATCCCGCAGCGATTACTGCATAAAAAGGGCTGGATCGGACAATTCCTTGAACTCATCCTTGGTGCGGAATCAGGTTCATTGGCACAGCCTGATTTTCCTGAACTAGGGGTCGAGCTTAAAACATTGCCGATTGATGAGCTTGGAAACCCTCTTGAGTCGACCTATGTTAGCGTTGTCCCTTTAATTAACATACAAGGGCTCTATTGGGAGAACTCTGTGGTTCGTCATAAGCTGATGCATGTCCTATGGGTTCCAATTGTGTCCAGTAAGCACCTGGCCGTAGAAGATAGGCAAATCGCTATGCCTTTTCTATGGAAGCCTACAGCGGAGGAAGCGAATACTCTTAAACAGGACTTTGAAGATGTGCTCGATCAAGTTTCAATGGGAAATATAGATAATCTTGATGCTCGCTACGGCGATATACTACAAGTTAGGCCTAAAGCCGCTAACTCAAAGGCACTAACTGATGCCATTGGCCCTGAAGGAAGTACCATCCGTACCCTACCAAGAGGTTTTTACTTACGCCCACAGTTCACTAAATCCTGTTTAAAGCGCCAGTTTAATTAA